The genome window CCCAGGCGAACTCAGACTTCCCAGACGTTGCCGCCGGCGGAGTCATATCCGCCGCCACGGCTATCCTCAAGGCTCTGGAAGATGCGCTCCACGAAGGTGAGCAGTTCGCGGGGGTTGAAAGGTTTGGTCAGATATGAACTGACCCCCTGCTGCCAACCTTTGAAGATGTCCGCGTCCTGAGCCTTCGCGGTCAGCATGATCACTGGAATCTCCGCCGTGTCCGGATTGGCCTGGAGATTCTGCAGCACCTCAAAACCATCCA of Armatimonadota bacterium contains these proteins:
- a CDS encoding response regulator, which translates into the protein MAKTILVVDDERHIVRLVEVNLQRAGYNVDTAYDGVEALEKVRASKPDMIVLDVMMPRMDGFEVLQNLQANPDTAEIPVIMLTAKAQDADIFKGWQQGVSSYLTKPFNPRELLTFVERIFQSLEDSRGGGYDSAGGNVWEV